In Deltaproteobacteria bacterium, a genomic segment contains:
- a CDS encoding inosine monophosphate cyclohydrolase, with protein MSTVRALAQANFARHLEANAYPGRGLVLGRAESGDAWLQVYWIMGRSENSRNRVFVADGGELRTDAANPALVKDPSLIIYEAMLELPGVYLVSNGDQTRTLADVMESGGRFEDALEMREREPDAPNYTPRISGMLDLRLGEPVLALSILRANAADPALTDRSTFRPAPPPPGFGLGLTTYQGDGNPLPAFQGDPLWLPCAGSAQDVADAYWAAIDRENRVALAVKSIHRDGRSEIALRNRFARS; from the coding sequence GTGAGCACGGTCCGCGCGCTCGCGCAGGCGAACTTCGCGCGACATCTGGAGGCGAACGCGTATCCCGGACGCGGCCTCGTGTTGGGGCGCGCGGAGTCCGGCGACGCGTGGCTCCAGGTCTACTGGATCATGGGCCGCAGCGAGAACAGCCGGAACCGCGTGTTCGTCGCGGACGGCGGTGAGCTGCGCACCGACGCAGCGAATCCCGCGCTCGTGAAGGACCCGTCGCTCATCATCTACGAGGCGATGCTCGAGCTGCCGGGCGTCTACCTCGTGAGCAACGGCGACCAGACGCGCACCCTCGCGGACGTGATGGAGAGCGGCGGCCGCTTCGAGGACGCGCTCGAGATGCGCGAGCGCGAGCCGGACGCGCCGAACTACACGCCGCGCATTTCGGGGATGCTCGACCTGCGCCTCGGCGAGCCGGTGCTCGCGCTCTCGATCCTGCGTGCAAACGCCGCCGACCCTGCGCTGACCGATCGCAGCACGTTTCGCCCCGCGCCGCCGCCGCCGGGCTTCGGCCTCGGGCTCACGACTTATCAGGGTGACGGGAATCCGCTGCCGGCCTTTCAGGGCGACCCGCTCTGGCTGCCGTGCGCGGGAAGTGCGCAAGACGTTGCCGACGCTTACTGGGCGGCGATCGATCGAGAGAACCGCGTCGCGCTCGCAGTGAAGTCGATCCACCGCGACGGGCGCAGCGAGATCGCGCTTCGGAATCGCTTCGCGCGCTCCTGA
- a CDS encoding DUF971 domain-containing protein, with translation MSDAAPTLATTPTKIEQRGPRTLGVTWADGAESVIDVRALRLACGCAQCVDEWTHEQRLDANAVPADVHPLKIAGVGRYAIQIEWSDGHGSGIYPFRRLRELGDASA, from the coding sequence ATGTCCGACGCAGCGCCCACACTCGCGACGACTCCGACGAAAATCGAGCAGCGCGGGCCGCGCACGCTCGGCGTCACCTGGGCGGACGGCGCCGAGAGCGTCATCGACGTGCGCGCGCTGCGGCTCGCCTGCGGCTGTGCGCAGTGCGTCGACGAGTGGACCCACGAGCAGCGCCTCGACGCGAACGCCGTGCCCGCCGACGTGCATCCGTTGAAGATCGCGGGGGTCGGCCGCTACGCGATCCAGATCGAGTGGAGCGACGGCCACGGCAGCGGGATCTACCCGTTCCGCCGCCTGCGCGAGCTCGGCGACGCGTCCGCCTAG
- the npdG gene encoding NADPH-dependent F420 reductase, giving the protein MTDPTRDSNAIAILGGTGDQGLGLALRFAAAGRPVRIGSRKEGRALAAAEEVRAKVPGAVVTGHENADATRRAEIVILSVPFEHTAGTIKGLGDALKPGHIVVSMGVPLATAIGDGPVRMIGVWQGSCAELVDTLVPDGVATVSAFQNVAAHRLQHMPDPVECDVIISGEKGPRERVSELCKLIPGMRAVNGGPLANARYVEGWTALLIGLNVRYKVPEGMGFRLTGLPE; this is encoded by the coding sequence ATGACAGACCCGACTCGCGACTCGAACGCAATCGCAATTCTCGGCGGAACCGGCGACCAAGGCCTCGGCCTCGCGCTGCGCTTCGCCGCTGCCGGCCGGCCCGTGCGCATCGGCTCGCGCAAAGAGGGCCGCGCGCTCGCGGCGGCGGAAGAAGTGCGCGCGAAGGTGCCCGGCGCAGTTGTTACGGGCCACGAGAACGCCGACGCGACGCGCCGTGCCGAGATCGTGATTCTCTCGGTGCCGTTCGAGCACACCGCCGGGACCATCAAGGGCCTCGGCGACGCGCTGAAGCCGGGCCACATCGTCGTCTCGATGGGCGTGCCGCTCGCCACCGCGATCGGCGACGGCCCGGTGCGCATGATCGGTGTGTGGCAGGGCTCGTGCGCGGAGCTGGTCGACACGCTCGTGCCCGACGGCGTCGCCACGGTCTCGGCGTTTCAGAACGTCGCCGCGCACCGCCTCCAGCACATGCCCGATCCGGTCGAGTGCGACGTGATCATCTCCGGCGAGAAGGGGCCGCGCGAGCGCGTCAGCGAGCTGTGCAAGCTGATTCCCGGGATGCGCGCGGTGAACGGCGGGCCGCTCGCGAACGCGCGCTACGTCGAAGGCTGGACCGCGCTGCTGATCGGGCTCAACGTGCGATACAAGGTGCCGGAAGGCATGGGCTTCCGGCTGACCGGCCTCCCCGAGTGA
- a CDS encoding histidinol-phosphatase, translating into MPRLDLAQALRCAEAAADAARREILPRFRNVAVETKRDGSPVTEADRAAERAIREVLASFDRELPILGEEYGGETGQRGWIVDPIDGTISFSRGLPLYGTLIALVDEGAPVLGLIDLPSLGERTSGHRGGGVRRNGASVRCSQETELARALVSHGDPFAFELFGMKRGWTRLAESTRMLRGYTDAFGHALVIGGGVGAMVDVNLNPWDAAATQALVPEAGGRCETLAPGPGGKGIGLVFGSPALVERLLELLRA; encoded by the coding sequence ATGCCGCGCCTCGATCTCGCGCAGGCGCTGCGCTGCGCCGAAGCCGCGGCCGATGCTGCCCGCCGCGAGATCCTGCCGCGCTTCCGCAACGTCGCGGTCGAGACCAAGCGCGACGGCTCGCCCGTCACGGAGGCCGACCGCGCCGCCGAGCGCGCGATCCGCGAGGTGCTCGCGAGCTTCGACCGCGAGCTGCCGATCCTCGGCGAGGAGTACGGCGGCGAAACGGGTCAGCGCGGCTGGATCGTCGACCCGATCGACGGGACGATCTCGTTCTCGCGCGGCCTCCCGCTCTACGGAACGCTGATCGCACTCGTGGACGAAGGCGCGCCCGTGCTCGGACTGATCGATCTGCCCTCGCTCGGCGAGCGCACCTCTGGGCACCGCGGCGGCGGCGTGCGGCGCAACGGCGCGAGCGTGCGCTGCTCGCAGGAAACGGAGCTCGCGCGCGCGCTCGTCTCGCACGGCGACCCGTTCGCGTTCGAGCTGTTCGGGATGAAGCGCGGGTGGACGCGGCTCGCCGAGAGCACGCGCATGCTGCGCGGCTACACCGACGCGTTCGGTCATGCGCTCGTGATCGGAGGGGGCGTCGGCGCGATGGTCGACGTGAACCTCAACCCGTGGGACGCGGCGGCGACGCAGGCGCTCGTGCCCGAGGCCGGCGGCCGCTGCGAGACGCTCGCGCCGGGGCCTGGCGGCAAGGGCATCGGGCTCGTGTTCGGGAGCCCGGCACTCGTGGAGCGGCTGCTCGAGCTGCTGCGCGCCTAA
- a CDS encoding alpha/beta fold hydrolase: MAAHGLHVETHGAGPSLVLAHGFGGSARNWRPQLRALKDAFAVTVYDARGHARSANVARASQARAEAVVADFAAVADGASAAPLVAGGLSMGAATALRFALAHPERVRALVLMAPPAGPASGRGVSASALAFADAIERDGLEAAGARFAWGPNAGLDAQAAAWVRTGFLEHDAQSLAHLLREYLAQLETPAELANSLALLDVPALVVVGTNDAASLPTARGLAAALPNARLAVVPEAGHVVNLAQPERVNAALREFLASLA, from the coding sequence GTGGCCGCGCACGGATTGCATGTCGAGACGCACGGAGCGGGGCCTTCGCTCGTGCTCGCGCACGGCTTCGGCGGCAGCGCGCGCAACTGGCGCCCGCAGCTGCGAGCGCTGAAGGACGCGTTCGCGGTGACGGTGTACGACGCGCGTGGCCACGCGCGCAGCGCAAACGTCGCGCGCGCGAGCCAGGCCCGCGCGGAGGCGGTGGTCGCAGACTTCGCGGCCGTCGCGGATGGCGCGAGCGCGGCGCCGCTCGTCGCGGGCGGGCTCTCGATGGGCGCTGCGACCGCGCTGCGCTTCGCGCTCGCGCATCCAGAGCGCGTGCGCGCGCTCGTGCTGATGGCGCCGCCCGCGGGCCCCGCTTCGGGGCGCGGCGTCTCCGCGAGCGCGCTCGCGTTCGCGGACGCGATCGAGCGCGACGGGCTCGAAGCCGCGGGCGCGCGCTTCGCGTGGGGCCCGAACGCCGGTCTCGACGCGCAGGCCGCCGCCTGGGTGCGCACCGGATTCCTCGAGCACGACGCGCAGTCGCTCGCGCACCTGTTGCGGGAGTATCTCGCGCAGCTCGAGACGCCCGCCGAGCTGGCGAACTCGCTCGCGCTCCTCGATGTCCCCGCGCTCGTGGTCGTGGGCACGAACGACGCCGCATCGTTGCCCACAGCGCGCGGGCTCGCCGCGGCGCTGCCCAATGCGCGCCTCGCCGTCGTGCCCGAGGCGGGCCACGTCGTGAATCTCGCGCAGCCCGAGCGAGTGAACGCCGCGCTGCGCGAGTTCCTCGCCAGCCTCGCCTAG
- the sppA gene encoding signal peptide peptidase SppA produces the protein MRGVAKRGVRSRGLAPRFYFGLASRALLLSGIALASLACIDVSIPLFASGGALEERVLDGERGPKILLVDVSGPLGLRSTSGLLGLSQSESAVSRLREELERAERDDEIAALVLRIDSPGGTVIASEILYRELMRHKRATGRPVVAQLMGIAASGGYYVAMSADRVQAYPSTITGSIGVIMLGFNASGLMEKVGVDYQTFTTGSFKDAGSPFRPMSDAERAQIQSVVTDLFASFLEVVEKGRPALSRAGVEQLADGRIFSGKQALGAGLIDSLGDLESAIEAAKTAARVDGDARVVIYRRRGERAENLFSVQAPVTGDGAAAQLRGALAESSFLYWWPGAANGALVQGALGATGASPAP, from the coding sequence GTGAGAGGCGTCGCGAAGCGCGGAGTCAGGTCGAGGGGCCTGGCTCCGCGCTTCTACTTCGGGCTCGCGTCTCGTGCGCTGCTGTTGTCAGGCATCGCGCTTGCCTCGCTGGCGTGCATCGACGTGAGCATCCCGCTCTTCGCGAGCGGCGGCGCCCTCGAAGAGCGCGTGCTCGACGGAGAGCGCGGGCCGAAGATTCTGCTCGTCGACGTGAGCGGGCCGCTCGGCCTGCGCTCCACGAGCGGGTTGTTGGGTCTGTCGCAGAGCGAGAGCGCGGTGTCGCGCCTGCGCGAAGAGCTCGAGCGCGCCGAGCGCGACGACGAAATCGCGGCGCTCGTCCTGCGCATCGACAGCCCCGGCGGCACCGTGATCGCGAGCGAGATCCTCTACCGCGAGCTGATGCGCCACAAGCGCGCGACCGGAAGGCCCGTGGTCGCGCAGTTGATGGGGATCGCGGCGTCGGGCGGGTACTACGTTGCGATGAGCGCGGACCGCGTGCAGGCGTATCCGTCGACGATCACCGGCTCGATCGGCGTGATCATGCTCGGCTTCAACGCGAGCGGCCTGATGGAGAAGGTCGGCGTGGACTACCAGACCTTCACGACGGGCTCGTTCAAGGACGCCGGCTCGCCATTTCGCCCGATGAGCGACGCCGAGCGCGCTCAGATCCAGAGCGTGGTGACGGACCTGTTCGCGAGCTTCCTCGAGGTCGTCGAGAAGGGACGCCCTGCGCTTTCGCGCGCGGGCGTCGAGCAGCTCGCCGACGGCCGCATCTTCTCCGGCAAGCAAGCCCTGGGCGCCGGGCTCATCGACTCGCTCGGAGACCTCGAGAGCGCGATCGAGGCGGCCAAGACCGCAGCGCGGGTGGATGGGGACGCGCGCGTCGTGATCTACCGCCGGCGGGGCGAGCGCGCGGAGAATCTCTTCTCGGTGCAGGCGCCAGTCACCGGCGACGGCGCCGCGGCTCAGCTGCGCGGCGCGCTGGCAGAGTCGAGCTTTCTCTACTGGTGGCCCGGCGCCGCGAACGGCGCCCTCGTGCAGGGCGCGCTCGGCGCAACGGGCGCCTCGCCGGCGCCGTAA
- a CDS encoding acyl-CoA/acyl-ACP dehydrogenase, with product MGLANVSGVGNLGLAAMEAAEGAGLSLIGPALDRARTLTDQGKRIDDRQVLTERVAYAATEVRTASETLALVKSLRAEGRSSDALELAAGAAIAELVVAARNRLEPSAAELDLDAALDSAFPADVRSMLRALASEARVRAIGAHAIAAKGRTEPPLDETLEQVRASVREFAAQEVVPHAERIHRRDEDIPDAFISKMSELGYFGLSIPEEYGGHELGNLAMILTTEELSRASLAAAGSLITRPEILTKALLQGGTEEQKRHWLPKLASGETLVGVSVTEPDIGSDVAGVKCRATRGSAGGQDGWLINGPKAWCTFAGRADVLALLARTDPDPAKAARGLSLFIVPKSRFAGHAFEMVQPAGGKLTGKADATPGYRGMHSFTLGIENYFVPAANLVGGEQGLGRGFYLQMAGFAAGRLQTGGRACGLAQAALEETAKYVAGRNQFGHAISEFQLTQYTLGRMAAKLLAARAITYAAAVAMDADERKAAPIAAQSKLLACDIAVEVSQQGQLMHGGWGYAEEYPISRYVVDAQVLPIFEGVKPILELKVVGRALLSGEA from the coding sequence ATGGGCCTGGCGAACGTGTCGGGGGTTGGAAATCTGGGGCTTGCGGCCATGGAGGCGGCGGAGGGTGCCGGTCTGAGCCTGATCGGGCCGGCGCTCGACCGCGCGCGAACGCTGACGGATCAGGGCAAGCGGATCGACGACCGGCAGGTGCTGACCGAGCGCGTCGCCTACGCCGCGACCGAAGTGCGCACTGCCAGCGAGACGCTTGCACTCGTGAAGTCGCTGCGCGCCGAGGGCCGCAGCAGCGATGCGCTCGAGCTCGCGGCCGGCGCCGCGATCGCCGAGCTCGTCGTGGCCGCGCGCAATCGCCTCGAGCCCTCGGCCGCCGAGCTCGACCTCGATGCGGCGCTCGACTCCGCGTTCCCCGCCGACGTCCGCAGCATGCTGCGCGCGCTCGCGAGCGAGGCGCGCGTGCGTGCGATCGGCGCCCACGCGATCGCTGCGAAGGGCCGCACCGAGCCGCCGCTCGACGAGACGCTCGAGCAGGTGCGCGCCTCGGTGCGCGAGTTCGCCGCGCAGGAGGTGGTTCCGCACGCGGAGCGCATCCATCGGCGCGACGAAGACATCCCGGACGCGTTCATCTCGAAGATGAGCGAGCTGGGCTACTTCGGGCTCTCGATCCCCGAGGAGTACGGCGGCCACGAGCTCGGCAACCTCGCGATGATCCTCACCACCGAGGAGCTCTCGCGCGCCTCGCTCGCCGCCGCCGGCTCCCTAATCACTCGCCCCGAGATTCTCACCAAGGCGCTGCTCCAGGGCGGCACCGAGGAGCAGAAGAGGCACTGGCTGCCGAAGCTCGCGTCGGGCGAGACGCTCGTGGGCGTGTCGGTGACGGAGCCCGACATCGGCAGCGACGTCGCGGGCGTGAAGTGCCGCGCAACCCGCGGCAGCGCCGGCGGCCAAGACGGCTGGCTGATCAACGGACCGAAGGCGTGGTGCACGTTCGCCGGCCGCGCCGACGTGCTCGCGCTGCTCGCGCGCACGGATCCGGATCCGGCGAAGGCGGCGCGCGGGCTCTCGCTCTTCATCGTCCCGAAGAGCCGCTTCGCGGGTCATGCGTTCGAAATGGTGCAGCCCGCGGGCGGCAAGCTCACCGGCAAAGCCGACGCGACGCCGGGCTACCGCGGCATGCACTCGTTCACGCTCGGCATCGAGAACTACTTCGTGCCGGCGGCGAATCTCGTCGGCGGCGAGCAGGGCCTCGGCCGCGGCTTCTATCTGCAGATGGCGGGCTTCGCGGCGGGGCGCTTGCAGACTGGCGGGCGCGCGTGCGGGCTCGCGCAGGCGGCGCTCGAGGAGACCGCGAAGTACGTCGCGGGCCGCAATCAATTCGGGCACGCCATCTCCGAGTTCCAGCTCACGCAGTACACGCTCGGCCGCATGGCGGCGAAGCTGCTCGCGGCGCGCGCGATCACCTACGCCGCGGCGGTCGCGATGGACGCGGACGAGCGCAAGGCCGCGCCAATCGCGGCGCAATCGAAGCTGCTGGCATGCGACATCGCGGTCGAGGTGTCGCAGCAGGGGCAGCTGATGCACGGCGGGTGGGGCTACGCCGAGGAGTATCCGATCAGCCGCTACGTCGTGGATGCGCAGGTGCTCCCGATCTTCGAAGGCGTGAAGCCGATCCTCGAGCTGAAGGTTGTCGGGCGGGCGCTGCTGTCCGGGGAGGCTTGA
- a CDS encoding vitamin B12-dependent ribonucleotide reductase: protein MERDTNAGDHATSGAAKRSRTRAQRPAGLTMQRFFTKPGVHPFDEVAWELRSATIANERGETIFEQRDVEIPASWSQLATNVVVSKYFRGHIGTPESERSVKQLIGRVVNKIHEWGVQGGYFATPEDGEIFKDELSHLLVTQKMAFNSPVWFNLGVVGTPQQASACFINSVADTMESIMDLAKTEAMLFKGGSGTGSNLSKIRSSKEKLAGGGTASGPVSFMRGFDSFAGVVKSGGKTRRAAKMVILNVDHPDIREFIHSKADEEKKAWSLIDAGYDGGFNVPGGAYDSVFFQNANHSVRVTDDFMRAALDDRQWQTRAVTTGEVVDTFKAKELLKEISEAAHVCGDPGMQYDTTINRWNPVKVSGRINSSNPCSEYMFLDDTACNLASLNLMRFVDEAGRFEVAAFRRAAALTILAQEILVDFADYPTPQIAKNSHLYRPLGLGYANLGALLMSQGLPYDSDEGRNVSAAITSLMCGEAYRMSAEIAGAMGPFPHYKQNRAPFLEVIGMHKHAAESVPSSGVQTDLWKASRDAWSQALELGTKHGYKNGQVTVLAPTGTIAFMMDCDTTGVEPDIALVKYKKLVGGGLLKIVNNTVPMALSKLGYGEKQISDIVAYIDERETIEGAPHVRDENLAVFDCAFRATNGKRSIHWKGHIRMMGAVQPFLSGAISKTVNLPNEATADDLRDAYVEGWRLGLKALAVYRDGSKRTQPLNAGKDEEKKSNVIDLRERRAVRVKLPDTRDSVTHKFSIAGHEGYLTVGLYADGKPGEIFLRMAKEGSTISGLMDTIATMTSIALQYGVPLKALTDKFSHTRFEPAGFTNNPEIPMAKSVTDYVFRYLANRFLQEEVIATDEQETEAEPTGLAEIRRVAIAGGSVDRAKGERSTFVNQADAPTCTECGTITVRNGACYKCPNCGATSGCS, encoded by the coding sequence ATCGAGCGAGACACGAACGCGGGAGATCACGCAACGTCGGGCGCGGCGAAGCGGAGCCGTACACGCGCGCAGCGTCCCGCCGGTCTCACGATGCAGCGCTTCTTCACGAAGCCCGGCGTGCACCCGTTCGACGAGGTCGCCTGGGAGCTGCGCTCCGCGACGATCGCGAACGAGCGCGGCGAGACGATCTTCGAGCAGCGCGATGTCGAGATTCCCGCGTCGTGGTCGCAGCTCGCGACGAACGTGGTCGTGTCGAAGTATTTCCGTGGCCACATCGGCACGCCCGAGAGCGAGCGCAGCGTGAAGCAGCTGATCGGCCGCGTCGTGAACAAGATTCACGAGTGGGGCGTGCAGGGCGGCTACTTCGCCACCCCCGAGGACGGCGAGATCTTCAAGGACGAGCTCTCGCATCTGCTCGTGACGCAGAAGATGGCGTTCAACAGCCCGGTCTGGTTCAACCTCGGCGTCGTCGGCACGCCGCAGCAGGCGAGCGCGTGCTTCATCAACTCCGTCGCGGATACGATGGAGTCGATCATGGACCTCGCGAAGACCGAGGCCATGTTGTTCAAGGGCGGCTCGGGCACGGGCTCGAACCTCTCGAAGATTCGCTCCTCGAAGGAGAAGCTCGCGGGCGGCGGCACGGCCTCGGGGCCCGTCTCGTTCATGCGCGGCTTCGACTCGTTCGCCGGCGTCGTGAAGTCCGGCGGCAAGACGCGGCGCGCGGCGAAGATGGTGATCCTCAACGTCGATCACCCGGACATCCGCGAGTTCATCCACAGCAAGGCGGATGAAGAGAAGAAGGCGTGGTCGCTGATCGACGCCGGCTACGACGGCGGCTTCAACGTGCCCGGCGGTGCCTACGACTCCGTGTTCTTCCAGAATGCGAATCACTCGGTGCGCGTGACCGACGACTTCATGCGCGCCGCGCTCGATGATCGCCAGTGGCAGACGCGCGCCGTAACGACCGGCGAAGTCGTCGACACGTTCAAGGCGAAAGAGCTGCTGAAAGAGATCTCGGAGGCCGCGCACGTCTGCGGCGATCCGGGCATGCAGTACGACACGACGATCAACCGCTGGAATCCGGTCAAGGTCTCGGGCCGCATCAACTCGAGCAATCCGTGCTCCGAGTACATGTTCCTCGACGACACGGCCTGCAATCTCGCGAGCCTCAACCTGATGCGCTTCGTCGACGAAGCGGGTCGCTTCGAAGTCGCAGCGTTCCGGCGCGCAGCGGCGCTCACGATCCTCGCGCAAGAGATTCTGGTCGACTTCGCGGATTACCCGACTCCGCAGATCGCGAAGAACAGCCACCTCTACCGCCCGCTCGGCCTCGGCTACGCGAACCTCGGCGCGCTGCTGATGAGCCAGGGCCTCCCGTACGACAGCGACGAGGGCCGCAACGTCTCGGCCGCGATCACGTCGCTGATGTGCGGCGAGGCGTATCGCATGAGCGCGGAGATTGCGGGCGCGATGGGCCCCTTCCCGCACTACAAGCAGAACCGCGCGCCGTTCCTCGAAGTGATCGGCATGCACAAGCACGCGGCGGAGTCGGTGCCGTCCTCCGGAGTGCAGACGGATCTCTGGAAGGCCTCGCGCGACGCGTGGTCGCAGGCGCTCGAGCTGGGCACGAAGCACGGATACAAGAACGGTCAAGTCACGGTGCTCGCGCCCACTGGCACGATCGCATTCATGATGGACTGCGACACGACCGGTGTAGAGCCGGACATCGCGCTCGTGAAGTACAAGAAGCTGGTCGGCGGCGGCCTACTCAAGATCGTTAACAACACCGTGCCGATGGCGCTGAGCAAGCTCGGTTACGGCGAGAAGCAGATCAGTGACATCGTCGCCTACATCGACGAGCGCGAGACGATCGAGGGTGCGCCGCACGTGCGCGACGAGAACCTCGCGGTGTTCGACTGCGCGTTCCGAGCGACCAACGGTAAGCGCTCGATTCACTGGAAGGGTCACATCCGGATGATGGGTGCGGTGCAGCCGTTCCTGTCGGGCGCGATCAGCAAGACAGTGAATCTGCCCAACGAGGCGACGGCGGACGACCTTCGCGACGCCTATGTCGAGGGCTGGAGGCTCGGGCTGAAGGCGCTCGCGGTCTACCGCGACGGCAGCAAGCGCACGCAGCCGCTCAACGCCGGCAAGGACGAGGAGAAGAAGAGCAACGTCATCGACCTGCGCGAGCGCCGCGCCGTGCGCGTGAAGCTGCCCGACACGCGGGACTCGGTGACGCACAAGTTCTCGATCGCGGGCCACGAGGGCTACCTCACCGTCGGCCTCTACGCCGACGGCAAGCCCGGCGAGATCTTCCTGCGCATGGCGAAGGAAGGCAGCACGATCTCGGGCCTGATGGACACGATCGCGACCATGACGTCGATCGCGCTCCAGTACGGCGTGCCGCTGAAGGCGCTGACGGACAAGTTCAGTCACACGCGCTTCGAGCCGGCCGGCTTCACGAACAACCCCGAGATTCCGATGGCGAAGTCAGTCACTGACTACGTCTTCCGGTACCTCGCGAATCGCTTCCTGCAGGAGGAAGTGATCGCGACCGACGAGCAAGAGACCGAAGCGGAGCCGACCGGGCTCGCGGAGATTCGGCGCGTCGCGATCGCGGGCGGCTCGGTGGATCGCGCGAAGGGCGAGCGCTCGACCTTCGTGAATCAGGCGGATGCACCTACTTGCACGGAGTGCGGAACCATTACGGTGCGCAACGGCGCGTGCTATAAGTGTCCTAACTGCGGAGCCACGAGCGGTTGTAGCTGA
- a CDS encoding NUDIX hydrolase: MKAPAEPKASATILLVRDGASGLEVFMVQRHHQIDFATGAMVFPGGKVDDADSDPALAARLDVPVSDALRSLHVAAIRETFEECGVLLARPAGSRELVPGAQLKGIEDRHRAALNEGKRTMREVVEAEDLRLANDLLVHFAHWITPVFMPKRFDTHFYLVAAPPDQPAVHDGGESVDSVWTRPEDAAAERAAGRRTIIFPTFMQVRKLGRNNSVAAAIAAARSEPVVTVLPQVEERGGVKMMVIPAEANYEVTAAPLADLQ; the protein is encoded by the coding sequence ATGAAAGCGCCCGCCGAGCCGAAAGCCTCCGCAACGATCCTGCTCGTGCGCGACGGCGCGAGTGGCCTCGAAGTGTTCATGGTGCAGCGCCACCATCAGATCGACTTCGCCACGGGCGCGATGGTGTTTCCGGGCGGCAAGGTGGACGACGCGGACTCGGACCCCGCGCTCGCAGCGCGCCTCGACGTGCCCGTGAGCGACGCGCTGCGCTCGCTTCACGTCGCCGCGATCCGCGAGACCTTCGAGGAGTGCGGCGTGCTGCTCGCGCGGCCCGCGGGCAGCCGCGAGCTCGTGCCCGGCGCGCAGCTGAAGGGCATCGAGGATCGCCACCGCGCTGCGCTGAACGAGGGCAAGCGAACGATGCGCGAGGTCGTGGAGGCGGAGGACCTGCGTCTCGCGAACGACCTGCTCGTGCATTTCGCGCACTGGATCACGCCCGTGTTCATGCCGAAGCGCTTCGACACGCACTTCTACCTCGTTGCGGCGCCGCCCGATCAGCCCGCGGTGCACGACGGCGGCGAGTCGGTGGACTCGGTGTGGACGCGCCCCGAAGACGCCGCGGCCGAACGCGCCGCCGGCCGGCGCACGATCATCTTCCCCACGTTCATGCAGGTCCGAAAGCTCGGCCGTAACAACTCGGTCGCGGCGGCGATCGCGGCGGCGCGCAGCGAGCCCGTGGTGACGGTGCTGCCGCAGGTCGAGGAGCGCGGCGGCGTGAAGATGATGGTGATCCCGGCGGAAGCGAACTACGAGGTCACCGCCGCGCCGCTCGCGGATCTGCAGTAG
- a CDS encoding sterol desaturase family protein has product MNRAVELLFFPVVLGAALVAGEAVVTRGGQPAVVLLASALVVLVAERLWPHLSSWQRSHRDVAVDLAHVVSVTAASFATLQLVPPLLAPLAAALAPLGTAQLWPNSWPLLAQLPLALVVAELFQYWSHRLSHEWAPLWRLHATHHSAPRLYFLNAARFHPLDIVVDTTAGLIPLVALGCPAPVQALFALFTSVFGYLQHSNVRLSLGPLNYVFSMAELHRWHHAKDLREANTNYGSNLILWDLVFGTFFWPRDRKPPEEIGIPNLGAFPQTYWAQLASPFRWRAIENASRS; this is encoded by the coding sequence ATGAATCGCGCGGTCGAGCTGCTGTTCTTCCCGGTCGTGCTCGGCGCGGCGCTCGTCGCGGGCGAGGCGGTCGTCACGCGCGGCGGCCAGCCCGCAGTCGTGCTCCTCGCGAGCGCGCTCGTCGTGCTCGTCGCGGAGCGCCTCTGGCCGCACCTCTCCTCGTGGCAGCGCTCGCATCGCGACGTCGCCGTCGATCTCGCGCACGTCGTCTCCGTGACTGCGGCCTCGTTCGCGACGCTGCAGCTCGTGCCTCCGCTGCTGGCGCCGCTCGCCGCAGCGCTCGCCCCGCTCGGCACCGCGCAGCTGTGGCCTAACAGCTGGCCCCTGCTCGCCCAGCTTCCGCTCGCCCTCGTGGTCGCGGAGCTCTTCCAGTACTGGAGCCACCGCCTCTCCCACGAGTGGGCTCCGCTCTGGCGTCTCCACGCCACGCATCACAGCGCACCGCGCCTCTACTTCCTGAACGCCGCGCGCTTCCATCCCCTCGACATCGTGGTCGACACGACCGCAGGGCTGATCCCACTCGTCGCGCTCGGCTGCCCCGCGCCCGTGCAGGCCCTGTTCGCGCTCTTCACCTCGGTGTTCGGCTACCTGCAGCACTCGAACGTGCGCCTCTCGCTCGGGCCACTCAACTACGTGTTCTCGATGGCCGAGCTGCATCGCTGGCATCACGCGAAGGACCTGCGCGAGGCGAACACCAACTACGGCTCGAACTTGATCCTGTGGGATCTCGTGTTCGGCACTTTCTTCTGGCCGCGCGATCGCAAGCCGCCCGAGGAGATCGGCATCCCCAACCTCGGCGCATTCCCGCAGACCTATTGGGCGCAGCTCGCCTCACCGTTTCGCTGGCGCGCGATCGAGAACGCGAGCCGGAGCTAG